Within Chloracidobacterium sp., the genomic segment CTGCCATTGCTATTTCCATCTTTTTTGCAGCCCTACTACTTCAGCCTGAAAGCCGATTGCGGATCTTAGCTCTGGATGACGTTCTAATCGGCTTAGACATGTCTAACAGACTTCCAGTTCTGGACATCCTGAAGCAGCACTTTAGCGAGTATCAAATCTTCTTTTTTACCTATGATCGGGCTTGGTATGAAATTGTAAAACTTCGCTTTACGGATTGGGCAACCGCAGAGTTTTTTGCAGGTAAAACTGATGAGCGTGATTTCTCGATCTATAACCACGTCAAATCGTATTTGGAGGTTTCGAAGCAGTATCTAGCCGATCATGACTATAAAGCCGCGATGGTGTATTTGAGGACGCATTTCGAGATGATCCTTAAGAAGTTCTGTGACAAGAAGAAATTGGCCGTTACGTATCACATTCTAGACCGCCGATATACTTCAGAGAACTTTTGGGAAGCTGCAAAACTTGCGAAGAAGACTGATAGTACCAACGTAATTAGTGCCCTAGTTGTCGCCGAAATTGAACTTTATCGGACGATCACGATAAACGAGCTTTGCCACGCAAGTTTCGTAGGAACGAACCAAGCTGAAGTGGCTGGAGCAATTGCGGCCGTGGAGGCGTTAGAAGTGGAATTGGTATCATTTTTATGACGAGGACTTCAGCGGGAACAATGGCGATATGAGCCAACCAACCTTCGCATTCATGGGGAACGTGGATATTGCAGATATTATTCTCGACGCCAGCGATTGAGTCATCTATGCTGCCCCGTGCTTTTCCGAGAGCATTGCCGACTTTGAATAAGAACCGCAGGCGGAAACGCTCACTGCTGAATGGGTTAGTCAAGCGTCAAAGCGTCGATATGCGGTTCTGCAAGATCGTGGCGGAACGATGAAATACAATTTAAAAAACCGTGGGACAGTGGGACAAGACGGCTAAGAGCATTATTTGGCGAGTTTAACTTGTCCCAGCTAAGGTAACGCGCGTGGAACAAATACGTAAGTTATTGACGGTGAAGACGTTATCGGTGTTTGAAAGGCTAATTCTTGTCCCAACGCGAGTAATTTGTACTACTTTGTACTAGAAATTGGCTCGTTGCTCGGCCTTGGCGGTAGTCGGTCGATCAGATCAGCGAGGATTATCGCGGCGGCGGCGGAATCGACCTTGGCGCGGGTGTCGGCGGCGGCGCCTTCGGACCAGAGGCGTGATTTGGCTTCGTATGAGGTGTTTCGTTCGTCCTGTAGCACGACCGGAATATCGAGCGAGAGGGCGAACTTGCGGGCTAAATCGCGGGCGTAGGTGCTCATTTCGCTTTCCGTGCCGTCGGATTCGAGCGGCAAACCAATTGCCAGTGCTTTAGCATCAAATTCCGCGATAATGGTTTTGACGGATAAAAGTAAACTTTTCCAATTGGTTCGCGTTATAACGTCGAGCGGCCGAGTCGTGACGCGGAGTTCGTCGCATATGGCAACTCCGATGCGTTTGGTGCCGGGATCGAGCGAGAGCAGGCGGCCGGCGGGCGGAACTTGGGAAATGTCTGCAATCGGGACGTTATTAACTGTATCTAATTCTTGCACGAATAATTTTGATGTCGGATAATTCCTAAACGACGCGGTTTTAGTTTTTGGTCAGAGGTATTATATGTCATTTCGCGGAAAGATCTGGGTTTTGGTGCTCTCGGGAGCGATCGCAATCTACGCGGTCATCGGTGGCTTGCCGCTCGTCGGCAGCCTTCTGACGACCCAGGCCCAACAACCGGTGAACGATCCCGGAGCCCAGTTACGGATCGTTGAGTCGGTGCTCCAGCATATTCAGAACGATTATGTGGACGAGCCGAATATGGAAAAGGTTCGTGTCGGAGCCCTTCGCGGGCTCGCCTCGGGACTCGATCCGTACTCGTCATATCTGACGCCAGAGCAGGTCAAGGAATATCAGGCCGGAACATTTGCCTCAAAGGCCGGGATCGGAGCCGAATTGTCTCAGGTCGCAGGTTTTGTTTATATCATCTCCGCACCAACCGGTTCGCCGGCAGAAAAAGCGGGTATTAAGTCGGGCGATGTGGTCGAGTATATCGACAGCAAGGCAACTCGCGACATATCACTATATGACGCACGGCAATTATTGTCGGGCGACGCAGGCTCAGTCGTCGGCCTCCGAGTGCTTCGCTCCGGCGAAAAGCCGCAGACGATCAAGGTCACTCGCGGAAGCTTCAAGGCTCCGACTGCCGAATCGCGTATCGAAAGCGGCAAGATCGGCATCATAAAGGTCAACAGCCTGGATACCGGCGAGGCCGCGGACATCCGCTCACAACTCGGTTCACTCACTAAGCAGGGTGCTCAAAAGATAATATTAGACCTTCGCGGCGTCGCGGGCGGCACACTTGAAGAAGGGGCGGCGGTCGCCAATCTCTTTATCAAAGACGGTGATCTGGCAAAGGTCGTTGGCCGCGAGGGCAAGGTCACACGGACAATTACCGCTGATCCGGCAAAAGCAGCGTTCGCAGGCGAAATGGCTGTTTTGACAAGTGTTGGGACTGCCGGAGCAGCGGAGGTTGTGGCCGCCGCAGTGGCCGAGCGTAAGCGCGGCGAGGTGATCGGCGAGCGTACTTTCGGGTCGGGCACCGACCAGCAGCTGTTTACGATGTCGAGCGGCGGTGGATACCTTCTGACCGTAGCAAAATGGGCATCGCCGGGCGGAACACCTTTCTTCGGTGACGATCGAAATTCGATGGGCGTTAAACCGTCGATCGAGGTCAAGCGTCCTGACACGCCGGAACCGCTGGATGTCGAAGATATGGTCGATAAGCAAAAGACTGACGGGCAGAACCCGCAAGCGACGCCGACTCCGGCCCCGAAGGTGAAACCTGCGGTGACCGAGGACATTCAACTCAAGAAGGCTCTAGAGGTATTGGGCGTTAAATCGCAGTCCGCAAAGTCGGTCGGCTAACACGAATACTGGAAAGTAATTAAGTTCCAAAAGGCCGAAATTTCGATTTCGGCCTTTTTACTTGTTGTCGTAAATTGGCATCACTGATAAAATCGTCACCAAATGAACGAAACAATGATCAGCATTCGTCCGTTTTGCGAAGAGGACCTCGGGGAGTGGTTTCGGCTGCGCCAATTGCTGTGGGACGAAACCGATCAGGAAGATCATCAGCGTGAAATGATGGATATCCTCGATCACAGGGATACGCAGTTTGTCGTCGTTGCCGATAATGGGCACGGTCAACTCGCCGGATTCCTCGAGGCGAGTATTCGTCCGTTTGTCGAAGATTGTGAGAGCGAAAACGTCGGATACCTCGAGGGATGGTACGTTGATAAAGCGTATCGCCGACTCGGTGTTGGTTCACGCCTCGTCGAACTTGCCGAAAAATGGGCTCGTCAAAGGGGCTGCACTGAAATGGCATCCGACGCCGAAATTGATAACGGCCCGAGCCTCGCTGCCCACGATCGCCTCGGCTACAAGGAAACATCGCGGCTTGTGCACCTCCGCAAAAATCTGGATTGATCTGTGAGACGTTTTTGGATTACATTGTTGCCGCTGATCGTGTTGTGGTCGTTCATCGCCGTATCGGCGGTCGCGGGCCAGTCGATCGACCAATCGTTCCCGACCGCGGTCCGCTCAAATGAGATCGTAGGCAGTATCAAAGCCAGGGACATCGGCGACGCCCGTCTGACGACTTACTATTTTGCGTTTAACGGCGATCAAGGCGATATCTTCGTCAACGTCGTTACTAAGAATTTTGACGGCGATATCGACATTTTTATCGCTGACGGTTTGCGTCCGCTGACCAAGATCGTCATATTTGCCGACGCATCGTCAAATGAGACCGGCCGTATCGTGTATCTTCGAAAATCTGAAAAGCTATTGCTCCGGATCCAGGGCCGTACGCCGAACGACGACCCCGCGGCGTTTCGAGTCAAGTTCGCCGGTAGCTTTGTGGCGATCAAGGACGCCGTTGATGACGATGTCGCAGCACCTAAGGTAACAGAGTCCGGCAGCGGTAGCGTGCGGGTTAATTCGGTAGGTACGATCATCGAAATGCCTGCGAAGCCCGTACCGCCCGTCACCAAGACGAATACCACCGCGATCGCCACGGTCGAGAAACCCGCAAAGGAAAAGACAGCCAAGGCAATAAAGCCGGAACGGTCGGCCGATGGCGAGTCAAAATCGGTATCCGGGAAGAAAAGTGCTGTACCGGACAAGCCCAAATCGTCCAAGAGGCGCAGGTAGAAAAAACGAAGTCAGCCGAAACCACGGCGGCGGGCGACCCGATGGCGGCATTTCGATTGGTTGTCGTCTTTAAGGACGGCAAAAAGATCGAGCGGCAGATGACCGACGTTATTCGCTTTACGGTTGATAACGGTACGCTGACCGTAATATTTAAGGATGGCTACATCGGCCGCTATCCGATGATCGGCGTATTGCGTGTCGATATCGAATAGTTACGCGTAACTGTGTAATCCCTTGAGCAAATAGCTCACTCCCAGATAGGTAAAGATCACTAACAAAAACCCGATTATTGCAAAATATGCTGAGCTCCGTCCTTTCCACCCTCGGGATATCCGTGTGTGTAGAAATGCAGCGTATGTGAGCCATGCGACCAAGGCTCCGGTTTCTTTCGAGTCAAATCCCCAAGGCCGTCCCCACGATTCATTTGCCCAGATCGCGCCGGTTATCAACAACATCGCGAGCCCGGCAAACGCCAGACAGGCCGTCTTGTACATCAAGTTGTCCAGCGAATCGAGACTAGGCAGACGCGTTATCAACGCTTCGGTGCGGTAGCCGAACAAGATTACAAAAATAGTACCGACCAACGCCGTCAGGAGAGCGGCGATCTCCACGGGGTTTGTGTTGAGGCTCAAAAACATCTTATCGCCGGCATTCTGAACGTAGTTTTGTGCCATCTGTTCGTACTGCATCGGCCGCATTTGGATCAGTTCCTGGGCACTCAATTGCTGGGTTTCCGCGATCGCCATACCGGCGACGAGGTATTGACCCGGTTGTGACGCGAGTTGGGCTTTTAGCTTTGGTAAGACGTCGGTCGTGGTCTTGATGCCGTTAACCAGCAACCCGATCGAAATGATCTGTGCAACGAGGGCGAGCTTTAAGAAAATATGACCAAACTTACGGGCGGATTCATTGCTCTTATAGACATACACCACAAAGGCGACAATGGCCGAAACAAGTAGTAATCCGGCGATCGCCAAAGCGGGGCCCGCAAACGGGATCTCGAGCCGAAAGGGAGCTGAGAAAGGCTTTTTCCCGGGACCATTCTCTACAAACAGGCCAGCCCGATAGACAAACTCTGAAAACACCGAAAACTTGCTAACCGAGCCGATGACAGCAACGGCGAAAATACTCGACCATATTGCCATCGCCTCGACCTTGACTCGATCTTTTAGCAAATATATGACCGCGACCGCAAAGCACACCAGTGCGATGCCGTAACTTAGCGAGGCAACTCCGACGTGTATCGGCCGCCAATACGAATCAAGTACCGGCGGTAGATCGATAAATTCGCCGCCGATAAACCGTGCAAGCACCAGGATCAGGGCCGCAAGCGGAAGCGTGAAGGCCGTCAGAACTCGGAAATTATTTCGCCGGGCAAATACCAACGTCGTGATGCCGGCACCGAACGCGAAAGCCAGACTCAGGTCGTACAAGTTGGCGAAGGGTATATAGCGAAACAGCCAAGGCGTCGCCATATTGCCGCTCTCGCGCATCATTGCGAGTTCGCGGTCATATGCCGCGACCCAACGGATCAGCCAGCTCGAAAGATTAAAAAATACGCCGAGAGCTGCACCGTAAAGGCCGATCTTTTCGGCCATCGCCGACGGAGCATATAGATTTGTTAATTGAAACAATGCCGCGA encodes:
- the ruvX gene encoding Holliday junction resolvase RuvX — protein: MQELDTVNNVPIADISQVPPAGRLLSLDPGTKRIGVAICDELRVTTRPLDVITRTNWKSLLLSVKTIIAEFDAKALAIGLPLESDGTESEMSTYARDLARKFALSLDIPVVLQDERNTSYEAKSRLWSEGAAADTRAKVDSAAAAIILADLIDRLPPRPSNEPISSTK
- a CDS encoding PDZ domain-containing protein; this translates as MSFRGKIWVLVLSGAIAIYAVIGGLPLVGSLLTTQAQQPVNDPGAQLRIVESVLQHIQNDYVDEPNMEKVRVGALRGLASGLDPYSSYLTPEQVKEYQAGTFASKAGIGAELSQVAGFVYIISAPTGSPAEKAGIKSGDVVEYIDSKATRDISLYDARQLLSGDAGSVVGLRVLRSGEKPQTIKVTRGSFKAPTAESRIESGKIGIIKVNSLDTGEAADIRSQLGSLTKQGAQKIILDLRGVAGGTLEEGAAVANLFIKDGDLAKVVGREGKVTRTITADPAKAAFAGEMAVLTSVGTAGAAEVVAAAVAERKRGEVIGERTFGSGTDQQLFTMSSGGGYLLTVAKWASPGGTPFFGDDRNSMGVKPSIEVKRPDTPEPLDVEDMVDKQKTDGQNPQATPTPAPKVKPAVTEDIQLKKALEVLGVKSQSAKSVG
- a CDS encoding GNAT family N-acetyltransferase, whose translation is MNETMISIRPFCEEDLGEWFRLRQLLWDETDQEDHQREMMDILDHRDTQFVVVADNGHGQLAGFLEASIRPFVEDCESENVGYLEGWYVDKAYRRLGVGSRLVELAEKWARQRGCTEMASDAEIDNGPSLAAHDRLGYKETSRLVHLRKNLD
- the ccsA gene encoding cytochrome c biogenesis protein CcsA, whose product is MKELDRLEIQNGLLSYLPAVMVIIGAFVMLAVRIQVGTSFISDSALMMIALACYILAALFQLTNLYAPSAMAEKIGLYGAALGVFFNLSSWLIRWVAAYDRELAMMRESGNMATPWLFRYIPFANLYDLSLAFAFGAGITTLVFARRNNFRVLTAFTLPLAALILVLARFIGGEFIDLPPVLDSYWRPIHVGVASLSYGIALVCFAVAVIYLLKDRVKVEAMAIWSSIFAVAVIGSVSKFSVFSEFVYRAGLFVENGPGKKPFSAPFRLEIPFAGPALAIAGLLLVSAIVAFVVYVYKSNESARKFGHIFLKLALVAQIISIGLLVNGIKTTTDVLPKLKAQLASQPGQYLVAGMAIAETQQLSAQELIQMRPMQYEQMAQNYVQNAGDKMFLSLNTNPVEIAALLTALVGTIFVILFGYRTEALITRLPSLDSLDNLMYKTACLAFAGLAMLLITGAIWANESWGRPWGFDSKETGALVAWLTYAAFLHTRISRGWKGRSSAYFAIIGFLLVIFTYLGVSYLLKGLHSYA